GATCGCTTTCGGCCCCTGACCTATCCCGGCGTCAGCTTTTCCCAGGCCACTGCGTAGCGCATGCTCAATGGCCAGTTCATCAGGCATTGATGCCAGCCAGGCTTTGCCATTGGCGGTGGCGTAGAGATTGATCGGTTTATCCATGGCCGGCGAATACATGAGCCCCGGCGCGGCGCCTTGGGCCGAAGACAGCCAGGACAAGGTGCCCTCGTTGACCACTGTCAGCCGCACCAACTCATGACATTGAACAGCCACTTGCTCAATGATCGGCTGGACCAACTCAGGCAAGCCAATACCATGTAAATAACGCTGCCCCAGCAGTGCCAGCTTCAGGGTCAAGCGGTATTGCGAGGTGGCTTCATCCTGCTCTGCCCATCCTTGCTCGACTAACTGAGCAAGCACTCGATGAGCGGGCCCCTTTTCCAAGCCCAACTCAGCGGCGATATCGGACATCCGCATCCAGCGAGCTTCGCGAGCCAGCAGCTCAATAGCCTCCAGGCAACGGTCAACAGCTCCTTTGACGACTCTCATATTTTTCTCGACTTATCTTTGACAATGAGGTGAATGTGAGCAACATTGTTCGTATTGGAACGACGTTCCAATAGTATGCAGGCGTCACCCGATAAGTCAAACCCGCTGCACCTGATTGGCCTTGTCGAGACAGAGCTGGCCACGCAGGCGGGTTTCAGGACTCAGGGGCGCCTGACGGATATAAAAAACCGAACCCTTTGGATTCGGCTCTTTTATCAATAGACGTGCACCTGCGTATGTTCAATCTTTGCGGAAGAACGCCCATGCATTTCACCACCGCGCCTTACCTACAGAAGTCCGCGGGCAGCAAGGTTGTGCATCATCGCTCGCAAGCCGAAAGTCCAGGGCGCAGCCTCATGGCTGTAGGTGACTGTGTTGCGCAGCGTGCCCAGCAACGGACTCGCTATGCTGACCTCATCGCCCTGCTTATGCGTAAAGCCGCTGCCAGGCGCCTCACGATCCTGGGTGGGGGCAAACAAGGTCCCGAGAAAAAGCATGAAGCCATCAGGGTATTGGTGATCACCGCCGACCGTTTGGCCCACGAGATCCAACGGGTCACGGCTGATCAACGCCATGGAACTGCTGCCTTCAAGGATAAAGCCGTCGTCGCCCTGGACGTGCAAATCCACGACGCAATTGCGCACGTCATCAAGGGTAAACGCTTCGTCGAACAGACGAATGAACGGGCCGATTGCGCAGGATGCATTGTTGTCCTTGGCCTTGCTCAACAGCAGTGCGCTGCGGCCTTCGAAATCACGCAAATTGACGTCATTGCCCAAAGTGACGCCATGCACTTGGCCGCGACTGTTCACCGCAAGCACAATTTCCGGCTCTGGGTTGTTCCATTCAGACTTGCGATGGATTCCGATTTTGCTGCCACTGCCCACTGCGGCCAGAACCGGTGCCTTCGTGAAGATCTCCGCGTCCGGGCCGATACCGACCTCCAGGTATTGCGACCACATGCCCTGCTTGATCAGCACAGCTTTAAGGCGCATCGCTTCTGGCGAGCCCGGTTTGATTGCCCGCAAGTTATCGCCTATTGCTTCTTGCACCAGGCGGCGAACACTTTCGGCTTTGGCAGCATCACCTCGGGCCTGCTCCTCGATTACCCGCTCAATCATGCTGGACGCGAACGTCACCCCGGCCGCCTTGATGACTTGCAGATCTGCGGGGGGCAACAGAAACGCCTTGCCGGGATCGGCGTGACTGCCGGTGTTCCCAAGCAACTCCTCGACGGTCC
The sequence above is drawn from the Pseudomonas sp. St316 genome and encodes:
- a CDS encoding IclR family transcriptional regulator: MRVVKGAVDRCLEAIELLAREARWMRMSDIAAELGLEKGPAHRVLAQLVEQGWAEQDEATSQYRLTLKLALLGQRYLHGIGLPELVQPIIEQVAVQCHELVRLTVVNEGTLSWLSSAQGAAPGLMYSPAMDKPINLYATANGKAWLASMPDELAIEHALRSGLGKADAGIGQGPKAINSIEGLLAELALTRKRGYGLVIEEAEVGVWAIAVPVKLIPSGVVVGTMSIAGPVLRMQPERYDELHALLEDAANKLGTVWPRQNSVHSENV
- a CDS encoding fumarylacetoacetate hydrolase family protein, whose amino-acid sequence is MAHVKLTRENTLPMDGLAGTLIGRAWVSGAIAGPSPVVLRDEGVFDLSEVFSTISELLEHPSPLLAVRQASGRYIGTVEELLGNTGSHADPGKAFLLPPADLQVIKAAGVTFASSMIERVIEEQARGDAAKAESVRRLVQEAIGDNLRAIKPGSPEAMRLKAVLIKQGMWSQYLEVGIGPDAEIFTKAPVLAAVGSGSKIGIHRKSEWNNPEPEIVLAVNSRGQVHGVTLGNDVNLRDFEGRSALLLSKAKDNNASCAIGPFIRLFDEAFTLDDVRNCVVDLHVQGDDGFILEGSSSMALISRDPLDLVGQTVGGDHQYPDGFMLFLGTLFAPTQDREAPGSGFTHKQGDEVSIASPLLGTLRNTVTYSHEAAPWTFGLRAMMHNLAARGLL